The following are encoded in a window of Megalobrama amblycephala isolate DHTTF-2021 linkage group LG19, ASM1881202v1, whole genome shotgun sequence genomic DNA:
- the LOC125254661 gene encoding trypsin-2-like, with protein MKTVVFTLLAVAVVCSTGDEIIGGYECPPHSQPWQVRLTDGRKSCGGSLINETWVVSAAHCKFLRSRLIIRLGKHKKSVNEATEQKIEVEKMIPHLKYNDQPHNNDIMLIKLRKPAIFNKYVKPIPLTINCTSAGEQCLVSGWGKTRVGSASVLQCLKLPVLSKMLCKDAYGTSITENMFCAGFMKGGKDSCQGDSGGPVVCNGKLKGVVSFGKGCARPGFPGVYAEVCRYTDWIKDIIANN; from the exons ATGAAGACTGTTGTGTTCACTTTGCTGGCTGTGGCTGTGG TTTGCAGCACAGGTGATGAAATCATTGGAGGTTACGAATGTCCGCCCCACTCTCAGCCCTGGCAAGTGCGCCTTACTGATGGGCGTAAATCGTGTGGAGGATCTTTGATTAATGAAACATGGGTTGTGTCTGCTGCTCACTGCAAATTCTT ACGTTCGCGTCTCATCATCCGTCTGGGAAAGCACAAAAAGTCTGTTAATGAAGCCACAGAGCAGAAGATCGAGGTGGAGAAGATGATTCCTCACCTGAAATATAATGATCAGCCTCATAACAATGATATCATGCTGATCAAGCTGAGAAAGCCTGCCATCTTCAACAAGTATGTAAAGCCAATCCCTCTGACAATCAACTGCACTTCTGCAGGAGAGCAGTGCTTGGTTTCTGGATGGGGCAAAACTAGAG TTGGCTCTGCTTCTGTCCTGCAGTGTTTGAAGTTGCCTGTACTCTCAAAGATGCTGTGTAAGGATGCATATGGTACATCAATAACTGAAAACATGTTCTGCGCTGGATTCATGAAGGGAGGCAAAGACTCGTGTCAG GGGGATTCTGGTGGCCCTGTAGTGTGCAACGGTAAACTAAAAGGAGTTGTTTCCTTTGGCAAAGGCTGTGCTCGGCCAGGCTTTCCTGGGGTTTATGCTGAGGTGTGTCGCTACACTGACTGGATCAAAGACATCATAGCTAATAACTAA